Proteins from one Desulfocurvus vexinensis DSM 17965 genomic window:
- a CDS encoding YkgJ family cysteine cluster protein has product MSAAPQAPVVFVCRMCGHCCEGTGGIVLAARDRARLAAHLGLPEAAMAERYAETVGGKVRLRCGDDGFCVFYSRERGCAVHAGRPDICRAWPFFRGNLVDRSSWEMIQDDCPGVCAPAGHAEFRRQGLAYVRALGVDETDEGAPGALLNLPD; this is encoded by the coding sequence GTGAGCGCCGCGCCGCAGGCACCCGTGGTCTTCGTGTGCCGCATGTGCGGGCACTGCTGCGAGGGCACGGGGGGCATCGTCCTGGCCGCGCGCGACCGCGCGCGCCTGGCGGCGCACCTGGGCCTGCCCGAGGCGGCCATGGCCGAACGCTATGCCGAGACCGTGGGCGGCAAGGTCCGCCTGCGCTGCGGGGATGACGGGTTCTGCGTGTTCTACAGCCGCGAGCGCGGCTGCGCCGTGCATGCGGGCAGGCCGGACATCTGCCGGGCCTGGCCCTTCTTTCGCGGCAACCTGGTGGACCGCTCCAGCTGGGAGATGATCCAGGACGACTGCCCCGGCGTGTGCGCCCCGGCGGGCCATGCGGAGTTCCGCCGCCAGGGGCTGGCCTACGTGCGCGCCCTGGGCGTGGACGAAACCGACGAGGGCGCGCCCGGCGCCCTGCTGAACCTGCCCGACTAG
- the mqnC gene encoding cyclic dehypoxanthinyl futalosine synthase translates to MTQRLTPEAARALYESQDVFALGRMAHARRLELHPEPVVTYIVDRNINYTNVCVSGCRFCAFFRAPGDPQGYVLSHGELEAKVRETVELGGYQILLQGGMHPDLGLDFYTDMLAFLKARFPQVAIHGFSPTEIWYLGQAAGLGHAEVLRRLVAAGLDSIPGGGAEILTERMRALVSPRKCTAAQWLEVMREAHAQGLRTTATMMFGQGETLDERIEHLDRLRALQDRTGGFTAFIPWTFQPANTRLAAPEASAVDYLKTLALARLYLDNVASVQASWVTQGPMVGQLALLWGANDFGSTMIEENVVAAAGVHFRLPEAELRRLVEAAGFAPRRRTMDYTLLE, encoded by the coding sequence ATGACCCAGCGCCTGACCCCCGAGGCCGCCCGCGCCCTGTATGAAAGCCAGGACGTGTTCGCCCTGGGCCGCATGGCCCACGCCCGGCGCCTGGAACTGCATCCGGAGCCCGTGGTCACCTACATCGTTGACCGCAACATCAACTACACCAACGTCTGCGTGTCGGGCTGCCGCTTCTGCGCCTTCTTCCGCGCCCCTGGGGACCCGCAGGGCTACGTGCTTTCGCATGGCGAACTGGAGGCCAAGGTCCGCGAAACCGTGGAGCTGGGCGGCTACCAGATCCTGCTCCAGGGCGGCATGCATCCGGACCTGGGGCTGGACTTCTACACGGACATGCTGGCCTTCCTCAAGGCGCGCTTCCCGCAGGTGGCCATCCACGGCTTCTCGCCCACGGAAATCTGGTACCTGGGCCAGGCTGCGGGCCTGGGCCACGCCGAGGTCCTCCGTCGGCTGGTGGCGGCGGGGCTGGACTCCATCCCCGGCGGCGGCGCGGAAATCCTCACCGAGCGCATGCGCGCCCTGGTCTCGCCGCGCAAATGCACCGCTGCGCAGTGGCTGGAGGTCATGCGCGAGGCCCACGCCCAGGGCCTGCGCACCACGGCGACCATGATGTTCGGCCAGGGCGAGACCCTGGACGAGCGCATCGAGCACCTGGACCGCCTGCGCGCGCTCCAGGACCGGACCGGCGGCTTCACGGCCTTCATCCCCTGGACCTTCCAGCCCGCCAACACGCGCCTGGCCGCGCCCGAGGCCTCGGCGGTGGACTACCTGAAGACCCTGGCCCTGGCGCGGCTGTACCTGGACAACGTGGCCTCGGTGCAGGCATCGTGGGTCACGCAGGGGCCCATGGTCGGGCAGCTGGCCCTGCTGTGGGGCGCCAACGATTTCGGCTCGACCATGATCGAGGAGAACGTGGTGGCGGCGGCGGGGGTGCATTTCCGGCTGCCCGAGGCCGAGTTGCGGCGGCTGGTGGAGGCCGCCGGGTTCGCCCCGCGCCGCAGGACCATGGATTACACCCTGCTGGAGTGA
- a CDS encoding SufB/SufD family protein, translating into MTGPEFKLSDFSFDGASAPAIEDLSTLGEADKKRLLYAGVDVDQKDRAGSFLHMDHSGVHCRSNHPGVEILDIKQALKKYDGLPGHFWTQVDPDKDEFTRAAREQLHGGYFVRTAPGAKIVEPVQSCLFLKGQAVGQNVHNVVIVEEDSELHIITGCAVAGETQSAAHLGISEFFIKKGGRLTFTMIHNWGHNTVVRPRTAGVVEAGGVFQSNYVLLKPVKTLQSYPAITLAGEGSVARFNSVIVAPPGSHVNSGSRINLAASGTRGEIISRTMTTGGTIIAPANITASAVPARGHLECKGLIIGEGRIWAIPELDGTMEGVELSHEAAVGKIAQEEIEYLQARGMDEAEATSTIVRGFLNVDMDGLPPRLQQAISEQIDQLDSSDAM; encoded by the coding sequence ATGACCGGACCCGAATTCAAGCTCTCCGACTTCTCCTTCGACGGCGCCAGCGCCCCGGCCATCGAGGATCTCTCCACCCTGGGCGAGGCCGACAAGAAGCGCCTGCTCTACGCGGGCGTGGACGTGGACCAGAAGGACCGCGCCGGGTCGTTTCTGCACATGGACCACTCCGGGGTCCACTGCCGTTCCAACCACCCGGGCGTGGAAATCCTGGACATCAAGCAGGCCCTGAAGAAGTACGACGGGCTGCCCGGCCACTTCTGGACCCAGGTGGACCCCGACAAGGACGAGTTCACCCGCGCCGCACGCGAGCAGCTGCACGGCGGCTACTTCGTGCGCACCGCGCCGGGCGCCAAGATCGTCGAGCCCGTGCAGTCGTGCCTGTTCCTCAAGGGCCAGGCCGTGGGCCAGAACGTGCACAACGTGGTCATCGTCGAGGAAGACTCGGAGCTGCACATCATCACCGGCTGCGCCGTGGCGGGCGAAACCCAGTCCGCCGCGCACCTGGGCATCAGCGAGTTCTTCATCAAGAAGGGCGGCAGGCTGACCTTCACCATGATCCACAACTGGGGCCACAACACCGTGGTGCGTCCGCGCACGGCGGGGGTGGTCGAGGCCGGGGGCGTGTTCCAGAGCAACTACGTGTTGCTCAAGCCCGTGAAGACGCTGCAATCCTACCCGGCCATCACCCTGGCGGGCGAGGGCTCCGTGGCGCGCTTCAACTCGGTCATCGTGGCCCCTCCCGGCTCGCATGTGAACTCCGGCAGCCGCATCAACCTGGCCGCCTCGGGCACGCGCGGCGAGATCATCTCGCGGACCATGACCACCGGCGGCACCATCATCGCCCCGGCCAACATCACGGCCAGCGCCGTGCCCGCGCGCGGGCACCTGGAGTGCAAGGGCCTGATCATCGGCGAGGGCCGCATCTGGGCCATCCCCGAGCTGGACGGGACCATGGAGGGCGTGGAGCTCTCCCACGAGGCCGCCGTGGGCAAGATCGCCCAGGAGGAGATCGAGTACCTCCAGGCGCGCGGCATGGACGAGGCCGAGGCCACCTCGACCATCGTGCGCGGGTTCCTCAACGTGGACATGGACGGCCTGCCCCCGAGGCTCCAGCAGGCCATCAGCGAGCAGATCGATCAGCTCGACAGCAGCGACGCCATGTAG
- a CDS encoding rhomboid family intramembrane serine protease → MIPLRDSIPRVHTPWATWLLIACNAAAFAWTLALGPQGREVLFHLLGVVPLRFTEPALAAQAGFPPHGQYAFVTYMFLHGGWLHFLANMWTLWIFADNIEDVMGPVRFLGFYLCSGLAALAVHYVFEMHSPVPVVGASGAIAGVMGAYFLLYPHARVTTVVPLFFIPLIFELPAVIFLGIWFLSQFFSGVAGLVGPGQGGGIAWWAHAGGFMAGALLLPLFRKPGRCYFCVAPRDDPFRRFPFLRR, encoded by the coding sequence GTGATCCCCCTGCGCGACAGCATCCCCCGGGTGCACACCCCCTGGGCCACCTGGCTGCTCATCGCCTGCAACGCGGCGGCCTTTGCCTGGACCCTCGCCCTGGGCCCCCAGGGCCGCGAGGTGCTCTTCCACCTGCTGGGCGTGGTGCCGCTGCGCTTCACCGAACCGGCCCTGGCCGCCCAGGCGGGCTTTCCGCCCCACGGGCAGTATGCCTTCGTGACCTACATGTTCCTGCACGGCGGCTGGCTGCATTTCCTGGCCAACATGTGGACGCTGTGGATCTTCGCCGACAACATCGAGGACGTGATGGGCCCGGTGCGCTTCCTGGGTTTCTACCTCTGCTCGGGGCTGGCGGCGCTGGCGGTCCACTACGTGTTCGAGATGCACTCGCCGGTGCCGGTGGTGGGCGCCAGCGGGGCCATCGCCGGGGTCATGGGCGCCTATTTCCTGCTCTACCCCCACGCGCGGGTGACCACCGTGGTGCCGCTGTTCTTCATCCCGCTGATCTTCGAGCTGCCCGCCGTGATCTTCCTGGGCATCTGGTTCCTGTCGCAGTTCTTCTCGGGGGTCGCCGGGCTGGTGGGGCCGGGCCAGGGCGGGGGCATCGCCTGGTGGGCCCACGCCGGGGGCTTCATGGCCGGGGCGCTGCTCTTGCCGCTGTTCCGCAAGCCGGGGCGCTGCTATTTCTGCGTGGCGCCCCGCGACGACCCCTTCCGGCGTTTCCCCTTCCTGCGGCGCTGA
- a CDS encoding ABC transporter ATP-binding protein, producing MLKIENLHVRIGEREVLRGIDLEIAEGETFILFGPNGSGKTTLLMTLMGFGNYTITGGRILFKGVDITHAPIHERARLGIGMSFQRPPTIHGLKTRHLVEMCAVHGHNKGGIDVEAMAGRVNFDTFLDRDINAGFSGGEIKRSELLQLMAQAPDLVLFDEPESGVDLENMKLIGTTARKLLDGFIEPRPGLSMKEQKSGRRTAGLIITHTGYILEYVNADRGQVMYNGHLCCEARPRDILDHVGRYGYQECVRCLSQPGTIQESLGGAQ from the coding sequence ATGCTGAAAATAGAGAACCTGCACGTGCGGATCGGCGAGCGGGAGGTGCTGCGCGGCATCGACCTGGAAATCGCCGAGGGCGAGACGTTCATCCTGTTCGGCCCCAACGGCTCGGGCAAGACCACCCTGCTCATGACCCTCATGGGTTTCGGCAACTACACCATCACCGGCGGGCGCATCCTGTTCAAGGGCGTGGACATCACCCACGCGCCCATCCACGAGCGCGCGCGCCTGGGCATCGGCATGAGCTTCCAGCGCCCGCCGACCATCCACGGCCTCAAGACCCGCCATCTGGTGGAGATGTGCGCCGTGCACGGGCACAACAAGGGCGGCATCGACGTGGAGGCCATGGCCGGGCGCGTGAATTTCGACACTTTCCTGGACCGCGACATCAACGCGGGCTTCTCCGGCGGCGAGATCAAGCGCTCGGAGCTCTTGCAGCTCATGGCCCAGGCCCCGGACCTGGTGCTCTTCGACGAGCCCGAGTCCGGCGTGGACCTGGAAAACATGAAGCTCATCGGCACCACGGCCCGCAAGCTGCTGGACGGCTTCATCGAGCCCCGCCCGGGCCTGTCCATGAAGGAGCAGAAGTCCGGCCGCAGGACCGCCGGGCTGATCATCACCCACACCGGCTACATCCTGGAATACGTCAATGCCGACCGGGGCCAGGTCATGTACAACGGCCACCTGTGCTGCGAGGCCCGCCCGCGCGACATTCTCGACCACGTGGGCCGCTACGGCTACCAGGAGTGCGTGCGCTGCCTGAGCCAGCCGGGCACCATCCAGGAATCCTTGGGAGGCGCGCAATGA
- a CDS encoding J domain-containing protein — MDIRECYRILRLHKGASLDDVKSAFRKRAFELHPDLNPGNPQAHAEFQKLNEAYVLLREALAQEPPPRPGARPEAKPTADQAEGAARYRAQAQAKAPGNGTGNGAANGAGPAGPRPGADGRFFYRKEEVLKNILNDPFARKVFEDIYSQIRRGAPAGAPGAPGVTRSRSLALRWGDREMSLDLTFGLWRGLKGWVRRQMDDEQTVRLPAAQLLPGNRLRLQVRRAWSGDPITVEVPIPPDYVIGRALRLRGLGRKLGPLKGDLYLRLMAL, encoded by the coding sequence GTGGACATCCGCGAGTGCTACCGCATCCTGCGCCTGCACAAGGGCGCGAGCCTGGACGACGTGAAGTCGGCCTTCCGCAAGCGCGCCTTCGAGCTGCACCCCGACCTGAACCCCGGCAACCCCCAGGCCCACGCCGAATTCCAGAAGCTCAACGAGGCCTACGTGCTGCTGCGCGAGGCCCTGGCCCAGGAGCCGCCGCCCCGCCCCGGGGCGCGCCCCGAGGCCAAGCCCACGGCGGACCAGGCCGAGGGCGCCGCGCGCTACCGCGCCCAGGCCCAGGCCAAGGCCCCGGGCAACGGTACGGGCAACGGGGCCGCCAACGGCGCGGGCCCCGCCGGGCCCCGGCCCGGGGCCGACGGGCGCTTCTTCTACCGCAAGGAGGAGGTGCTCAAGAACATCCTGAACGACCCCTTCGCGCGCAAGGTCTTCGAGGACATCTACAGCCAGATCCGCCGGGGCGCCCCGGCCGGGGCCCCGGGAGCCCCCGGGGTCACGCGCAGCCGCAGCCTGGCCCTGCGCTGGGGCGACCGCGAAATGTCCCTGGACCTGACCTTCGGCCTGTGGCGCGGGCTCAAGGGCTGGGTCCGCCGCCAGATGGACGACGAGCAGACCGTGCGCCTGCCCGCCGCCCAGCTCCTGCCCGGCAACCGCCTGCGCCTGCAGGTGCGCCGCGCCTGGTCCGGCGACCCCATCACCGTGGAAGTGCCCATCCCGCCCGACTACGTCATCGGCCGCGCCCTGCGCCTGCGCGGCCTGGGCCGCAAGCTCGGCCCCCTCAAGGGCGACCTCTACCTGCGCCTGATGGCCCTGTAG
- a CDS encoding CoA-binding protein, which translates to MLFDDELKTLLEKVKTVAVIGAVDKPGRPVDMVGRALMDAGLAVVPVHPRRRDVWGLPTYSSLAEVPVAVDLVNVFRAPEHCAAHAAEALALAPRPLAFWMQSGITSPEAGAVLAGSGIRVVEDACLMVEWRRLGL; encoded by the coding sequence ATGCTGTTCGACGATGAGCTAAAGACCCTGCTCGAAAAGGTCAAGACCGTTGCCGTCATCGGCGCCGTGGACAAGCCGGGCCGCCCGGTGGACATGGTCGGCCGCGCCCTCATGGACGCGGGGCTGGCCGTGGTGCCCGTGCACCCCAGGCGCCGCGACGTGTGGGGCCTGCCGACCTACTCCAGCCTGGCCGAGGTGCCCGTGGCCGTGGACCTGGTCAACGTATTCCGCGCGCCGGAGCACTGCGCGGCCCACGCCGCCGAGGCCCTGGCCCTGGCGCCCCGGCCCCTGGCCTTCTGGATGCAGTCGGGCATCACCAGCCCCGAGGCCGGGGCCGTGCTGGCCGGGTCGGGCATCCGTGTGGTGGAAGACGCCTGCCTGATGGTCGAATGGCGGAGGCTTGGCCTGTGA
- a CDS encoding RHS repeat domain-containing protein has product MSKGRERTGRHGGGQFGAEVFAKADEHARQRQEAAARERFGSAAYFAQLFGDGQGGPGRPNEGNASAPRASTGQRHLPQAPGAAPVQGRAGSALTLERDESGRIVRKRHRLGPRTVITQYAYDRQGRLVEARRDGRLTEEYAYDAAGRRVMSRSEALGMVRMELQYQDDKLRRMGGVGLWYGPDGTLSVRRDPQRGTTYFTYGPHGGLIRAQLPGGSTVRWERNAAGQPLSCTLDGHLAERWTWHDLSRLARYEDLRRGLVMDFHYAGKARIPKAMTLRDGRETCLFALGCDQVGSITTVANEAGDLVKTVLYDAFGNVVDDSAPHFFLPLTFAGGAQDRWTGLIRFGHRDYDPQSGRFTACDPSHSPEGDPDTYEYCIDDPVNRIDSQGLESELAELPAPGPLDEDLEKAFDPAGGAHYWTVIPEATACAKCRALAGRVFRK; this is encoded by the coding sequence ATGAGCAAGGGGCGCGAGAGGACAGGCAGACACGGTGGCGGACAATTCGGGGCGGAAGTCTTCGCAAAGGCGGACGAGCACGCGCGTCAACGCCAGGAGGCGGCAGCCCGGGAGCGTTTCGGATCGGCGGCCTACTTCGCACAGCTCTTTGGCGACGGCCAGGGTGGGCCGGGCAGGCCAAACGAAGGCAATGCGTCGGCCCCCCGGGCCTCGACGGGACAGCGGCACCTCCCGCAGGCCCCGGGTGCGGCGCCCGTCCAGGGCCGGGCAGGTTCGGCCCTGACCCTGGAACGTGACGAAAGCGGTCGCATCGTCCGCAAGCGCCACAGGCTGGGCCCGCGCACGGTGATCACGCAGTACGCCTACGACAGGCAGGGGCGCCTGGTGGAAGCCCGCCGCGATGGACGGCTGACCGAGGAATACGCCTACGATGCAGCGGGGCGCCGGGTCATGAGCCGCAGCGAGGCCCTGGGCATGGTGCGCATGGAACTGCAGTATCAGGACGACAAGCTCCGGCGCATGGGAGGCGTAGGTTTATGGTATGGCCCGGACGGCACCCTCAGCGTGCGCCGCGACCCGCAACGCGGCACCACCTACTTCACCTACGGCCCGCACGGCGGGTTGATCCGGGCCCAGCTGCCCGGCGGCAGCACGGTGCGCTGGGAGCGCAATGCCGCCGGTCAGCCCCTGTCCTGCACCCTGGACGGCCACCTCGCCGAACGCTGGACCTGGCACGATCTGTCGCGCCTGGCGCGCTATGAGGATCTCCGCCGGGGGCTGGTCATGGACTTCCATTACGCCGGGAAGGCGCGCATCCCGAAGGCCATGACCCTGCGTGATGGCCGGGAAACCTGCCTCTTCGCGCTGGGTTGCGACCAGGTGGGCAGCATCACAACGGTTGCAAACGAAGCAGGCGATCTGGTAAAGACGGTCCTGTACGATGCGTTCGGCAACGTGGTGGACGACAGCGCCCCGCACTTCTTCCTGCCCCTGACCTTCGCAGGCGGCGCGCAGGACCGCTGGACGGGCCTGATCCGCTTCGGCCACCGCGACTACGATCCGCAAAGCGGCCGCTTCACCGCCTGCGACCCAAGCCATTCGCCGGAAGGAGACCCTGACACCTATGAGTATTGCATCGACGATCCGGTCAACCGGATTGACAGCCAGGGCCTCGAAAGTGAATTGGCCGAACTTCCGGCTCCCGGCCCGCTGGATGAAGACCTTGAGAAGGCCTTCGACCCAGCGGGCGGGGCGCACTACTGGACGGTGATCCCGGAAGCGACAGCGTGCGCCAAATGCAGAGCCCTGGCAGGCAGAGTTTTCCGAAAATAA
- a CDS encoding metal-dependent hydrolase translates to MPGYKGHLMGAGLVAGGAWAALAAWLPAHDPGPLLGSVLAAICVLAALFPDVDTDSKGRGLFYAILAAVDLGLLVRGQYRWAAVLGFAAMLPALGHHRGWTHSWWAMLLVPLPILVLPVVFYGAQPVALVPFYAAAVLGYLSHLVLDALL, encoded by the coding sequence ATGCCGGGGTACAAAGGGCACCTGATGGGCGCCGGTCTTGTGGCCGGGGGCGCCTGGGCGGCCCTTGCGGCCTGGCTTCCGGCCCATGATCCGGGGCCCCTGCTGGGCAGCGTGCTCGCGGCCATCTGTGTGCTGGCGGCGCTGTTTCCCGACGTGGACACGGACTCCAAGGGCCGGGGGCTGTTCTACGCCATCCTGGCCGCCGTGGACCTGGGGCTCCTGGTGCGCGGGCAGTACCGCTGGGCCGCCGTGCTCGGCTTCGCGGCCATGCTGCCCGCCCTGGGGCACCACCGCGGCTGGACGCACAGCTGGTGGGCCATGCTGCTCGTGCCGCTGCCCATCCTGGTGCTGCCGGTGGTTTTCTACGGCGCGCAGCCCGTGGCCTTGGTGCCCTTCTACGCCGCCGCCGTGCTGGGCTACCTCTCGCACCTGGTGCTCGACGCGCTGCTGTGA
- a CDS encoding glycerophosphodiester phosphodiesterase yields MSAPFSAASAPLCWAHRGHSAAFPENTLPAFEAAVAAGADGVELDVTLSADGRLVVIHDATLERTTNGHGPVSARPWAELAGLDAGAWFGPQFAGVRLPLLEEVLEAVGRRVLVNIEIKPEAACVPAWAPGVEPVERQVAALVRRMGLGRRVVVSSFNYQSLITLRSLDAELPLGVLCEGEANVDFLALLGAIGAASFHPWLDALDADLAGRVRAAGYGLFPWVYTAANTPEGMARALDLGATGFFANDPALFLAARATRAARPTGTAPGTRAGR; encoded by the coding sequence ATGTCCGCCCCGTTTTCCGCTGCCTCCGCCCCCCTGTGCTGGGCCCACCGCGGCCACAGCGCCGCCTTTCCCGAGAACACCCTGCCCGCCTTCGAGGCCGCCGTGGCCGCCGGGGCGGACGGCGTGGAGCTGGATGTGACCCTGTCTGCCGACGGGCGCCTGGTGGTCATCCACGACGCCACCCTGGAGCGGACCACCAACGGCCACGGCCCGGTGAGCGCCCGGCCCTGGGCCGAGTTGGCCGGGCTGGACGCCGGGGCGTGGTTCGGCCCGCAGTTCGCGGGGGTGCGCCTGCCGCTGCTGGAGGAGGTGCTGGAGGCCGTGGGCCGCCGGGTGCTGGTGAACATCGAGATCAAGCCCGAGGCGGCCTGCGTTCCGGCCTGGGCGCCGGGGGTGGAGCCCGTGGAGCGCCAGGTGGCGGCCCTGGTGCGGCGCATGGGCCTTGGGCGGCGGGTGGTGGTCTCCAGCTTCAACTACCAGAGCCTCATCACCCTGCGTTCCCTGGACGCGGAGCTGCCCCTGGGCGTGCTGTGCGAGGGCGAGGCCAATGTGGATTTCCTGGCCCTGCTGGGGGCCATCGGCGCCGCCTCGTTCCACCCCTGGCTGGACGCCCTGGACGCGGACCTGGCCGGGCGGGTGCGCGCGGCGGGCTATGGGCTGTTCCCCTGGGTCTACACCGCCGCCAACACCCCCGAGGGCATGGCCCGGGCCCTGGACCTGGGCGCCACGGGCTTTTTCGCCAACGACCCCGCGCTCTTCCTTGCGGCCAGGGCCACCCGGGCTGCCCGGCCCACCGGGACCGCCCCGGGCACGCGCGCGGGGCGCTGA
- a CDS encoding dephospho-CoA kinase, translated as MPGTPAPGPQTRQWAVPAAARGERLDAFVAGLLAGEGVSRGAVQELIRQGHVTLDGRAPAKAGLRLAGGEALAVRLELPGTALAPEAGELRVVHEDARLAVIDKPAGLTVHPAPGLETGTLVHRVLHRWPQAALMDGPRPGIVHRIDKDTSGLLLVALDEAARLALAEDFAARRVRKEYLALVHGVPEARPGPWGEIDAPLGRDPRHKTKMAVTPSGGREARTSWRVLWAAPGGAASLVLVRIHTGRTHQIRVHMAHIGHPLLGDAIYGSRQHAEFAAATGLDPALAGRQMLHAWRLGFTHPGTGAAMILWAPPPEDFQALARALGAAVLRVGLVGMPGCGKSALAGLLAAAGVPVFCADRCVAGLYAPGADGWVLVRRRFGAALAPDGRPVDKAALLALMRSGEAVRREVQDMIHPLVRHRLEEFWRAHAREAVAVAEVPLLLEGGWPAQGLTDMVLGVRCPEAARRARLRELRGWDDATQAALEAWQWPEADKLGRCDLVADNGGDLAALGAEAARVLEQLRGLAAARRERVAGALAALWTPDPREPEDAP; from the coding sequence GTGCCGGGCACCCCTGCCCCCGGCCCGCAAACCCGCCAGTGGGCCGTGCCCGCCGCCGCGCGCGGCGAGCGCCTGGACGCCTTCGTGGCCGGGCTGCTGGCCGGGGAGGGCGTCTCGCGCGGGGCCGTGCAGGAGCTGATCCGCCAGGGCCACGTGACCCTGGACGGCCGGGCCCCGGCCAAGGCCGGGCTGCGTCTGGCCGGAGGCGAGGCCCTGGCCGTGCGCCTGGAGCTGCCGGGCACGGCGCTGGCCCCCGAGGCCGGGGAGCTGCGCGTGGTCCACGAGGACGCGCGTCTGGCGGTGATCGACAAGCCCGCCGGGCTCACGGTGCATCCCGCGCCGGGGCTGGAGACGGGCACCCTGGTCCACCGCGTGCTGCACCGCTGGCCCCAGGCCGCGCTCATGGACGGCCCGCGCCCGGGCATCGTCCACCGCATCGACAAGGACACCTCGGGCCTTTTGCTGGTGGCCCTGGACGAGGCCGCGCGGCTGGCCCTGGCCGAGGATTTCGCCGCGCGCCGGGTGCGCAAGGAATATCTGGCCCTGGTCCACGGCGTGCCCGAGGCCCGGCCCGGGCCGTGGGGCGAGATCGACGCGCCCCTGGGCCGCGACCCGCGCCACAAGACCAAGATGGCCGTGACGCCCTCGGGCGGGCGCGAGGCGCGCACCTCGTGGCGGGTGCTGTGGGCCGCGCCCGGCGGGGCGGCCAGCCTCGTGCTGGTGCGCATCCATACCGGACGCACGCACCAGATCCGCGTGCACATGGCCCACATCGGGCATCCGCTGCTGGGCGACGCGATCTACGGCTCGCGCCAGCACGCCGAATTCGCCGCCGCCACGGGGCTGGACCCGGCCCTGGCCGGGCGCCAGATGCTGCACGCCTGGCGCCTGGGCTTCACGCACCCGGGGACCGGGGCGGCCATGATCCTGTGGGCCCCGCCGCCCGAGGATTTCCAGGCCCTGGCCCGCGCCCTGGGCGCCGCAGTGCTGCGCGTGGGGCTGGTGGGCATGCCCGGGTGCGGCAAGTCGGCCCTGGCCGGGCTGCTGGCCGCCGCGGGGGTGCCGGTCTTTTGCGCCGACCGCTGCGTGGCCGGGCTCTACGCCCCGGGGGCCGACGGTTGGGTGCTGGTGCGCCGCCGCTTCGGCGCGGCCCTGGCCCCCGATGGCCGCCCGGTGGACAAGGCCGCGCTGCTGGCGCTGATGCGCTCGGGCGAGGCCGTGCGCCGCGAGGTGCAGGACATGATCCACCCCCTGGTGCGCCACCGGCTGGAGGAATTCTGGCGCGCCCACGCCCGCGAGGCCGTGGCCGTGGCCGAGGTGCCGCTGCTGCTCGAAGGCGGCTGGCCCGCCCAGGGCCTGACGGACATGGTGCTGGGCGTGCGCTGCCCCGAGGCCGCGCGCCGGGCCCGGCTGCGCGAGCTGCGCGGCTGGGACGACGCCACCCAGGCCGCCCTGGAGGCCTGGCAGTGGCCCGAGGCCGACAAGCTGGGCCGCTGCGACCTTGTGGCGGACAACGGCGGCGACCTGGCGGCCCTGGGCGCCGAGGCCGCGCGGGTGCTGGAGCAACTGCGCGGGCTGGCCGCTGCCCGCCGGGAGCGGGTGGCCGGGGCCCTGGCCGCGCTGTGGACCCCGGACCCCCGGGAGCCGGAGGACGCGCCGTGA